In Miscanthus floridulus cultivar M001 chromosome 5, ASM1932011v1, whole genome shotgun sequence, one genomic interval encodes:
- the LOC136454996 gene encoding uncharacterized protein, with amino-acid sequence MKRNGDIRSFFYKAAKKPAAAALNPTPPPVETVVEEHNREDRAEVEEIADPSPPPASSPPPPPASKPPVYDINLLPYDPGERLPIKDYHVNDQYAIRKAYITQEMGLPRPGDTRWGSYYKTICSIITMYSSIHDVLIELGADIAYKDDWTKIHFVLGAFETFEFVFFVHLMYVILGYTNELSECLQRRDQDILNAISLVNVAKSRMQQLRSDGWDKFHKTVTSFCITHGVEVPAMDDAYVPYGKSARYARARNQKNDDHFRREVCIGVIDQISQELDNRFDEINMELLSCMSAFSPSKSFASFDAQKLRRLAEFYHNDFSNNNLVQLELQLDNCIDDMKRTECFQGLDNIVDLSVKLVDTNRHKVYDMVYSLLKLVLLLPVATASVERVFSALVIVKTKSRNKLGDIVLDDCLQTFIERDIFFQVDEDDIIETFMSLRKRRFNK; translated from the coding sequence ATGAAGAGAAACGGCGACATTCGATCCTTTTTTTACAAAGCAGCAAAGAAGCCGGCTGCAGCTGCTTTGAACCCTACCCCACCTCCGGTTGAAACTGTTGTGGAAGAGCATAATCGAGAAGATAGAGCAGAAGTTGAAGAAATTGCAGATCCTTCGCCCCCGCCAGCGtcatcgccaccgccaccgcccgcaTCAAAGCCACCGGTGTATGACATCAATCTTCTACCATATGATCCAGGTGAAAGGCTGCCCATAAAAGATTATCATGTTAATGATCAATATGCAATCCGTAAAGCATATATTACTCAAGAGATGGGTTTGCCTAGGCCTGGTGACACTCGGTGGGGCTCGTATTACAAAACTATATGTAGCATCATCACTATGTATTCCTCAATCCATGATGTGCTCATTGAGCTTGGTGCTGATATTGCATATAAGGATGATTGGACAAAGATTCATTTTGTGCTTGGAGCATTTGAAacctttgagtttgttttctttgtgCACTTAATGTATGTTATTCTTGGATACACAAATGAGTTATCCGAGTGTTTGCAGAGAAGGGAtcaagatattcttaatgcaatcTCACTTGTTAATGTAGCAAAGAGCAGAATGCAACAGTTGAGGTCTGATGGTTGGGATAAATTTCATAAGACggtcacttctttttgtattACACATGGTGTCGAAGTTCCTGCTATGGATGATGCTTATGTGCCTTATGGAAAATCAGCAAGGTATGCCCGTGCTCGAAACCAAAAAAATGATGACCATTTTAGAAGAGAAGTGTGcattggtgtcattgatcaaattAGTCAAGAGCTTGATAATCGGTTTGATGAGATCAACATGGAGCTACTCTCTTGTATGTCAGCCTTTAGTCCTTCCAAGTCCTTTGCTTCATTTGATGCACAGAAGCTACGTAGATTGGCTGAATTTTATCATAATGACTTCTCCAACAACAATTTGGTACAACTAGAATTGCAACTTGATAATTGTATTGATGACATGAAACGAACTGAATGCTTCCAAGGTCTAGACAAcattgttgatctctcagttaagcttgttgaTACAAATAGGCACAAAGTGTATGATATGGTGTACTCGCTTCTCAAATTGGTATTGCTTTTACCGGTGGCAACTGCGAGcgttgaaagggtattttctgcatTGGTTATAGTGAAAACAAAATCAAGGAATAAGCTAGGTGATATTGTTCTGGATGATTGTCTACAAACATTTattgagcgggatattttctttcaagttgatgaagatgatataattgAGACATTCATGTCATTGAGAAAGCGACGGTTCAACAAGTAA
- the LOC136452746 gene encoding protein PLASTID MOVEMENT IMPAIRED 2-like has protein sequence MDEVPGRSSSVRATRSIFGESIGGRKPETNRARNVLGQENLSPEIKQLAKSSMDKLNERKAAVNRERAGAESELSRARAMVKELERQIEQTKARASSKRSEPHALPSTRASKKGPDAPSSQEERDAAEYAEVSRELDRARRELLRLRLEVKSAAEAKAKAESDIVASAINIQSNLRAADEMKRLVDEANEEHVLVELARIEAEREHREIDAQRRAEAERFAREMEATRAKIEALRKDVSRAREMEAKLAVTNADVEVLQAEMELVRAMERNSVKNDDTAGAEAEARRKKEEDQDKALLQTAEAELDAAKKELENIKAGSFQFMTSMDSTRTEIMRVSEEVNRLKVQEKEADAQVQQLNAKLLKARARLEALTATNERSTAIVSNMTSALQQLRDEKEAARKEEELTELEQLCVRAETENVNAEIAVTEARIQQSVKELEAAKAAEAKAMKKLKAAVEGTMQARASQGSRTITISRFEYEYLSGRAALVRVVADKKVSAAQAWVQALKAGEKELAARAEAAERVTAELRAREAEAAAEAERAAGEQKALEQQLYDLNAAAERDGLLCAYPRRRSTRVSATMRRARARRSSVSSSAGIRNPRTPSFTIKRKKKVMPSLFKLIKQRKDNSAG, from the exons ATGGATGAGGTCCCGGGAAGAAGTAGCTCCGTGAGAGCTACAAGGAGCATCTTTGGCGAAAGCATCGGTGGGAGGAAGCCGGAGACGAACAGGGCAAGGAATGTTCTAGGACAAGAG AATTTGTCACCAGAGATCAAGCAGCTAGCAAAATCCAGCATGGATAAGCTGAATGAACGCAAGGCCGCCGTGAACAGAGAAAGAGCCGGCGCTGAGTCCGAGCTGTCGAGGGCGCGCGCCATGGTGAAGGAGCTGGAGCGCCAAATCGAGCAGACCAAGGCCAGGGCGTCGTCCAAGAGGTCAGAGCCCCACGCATTGCCGTCGACCAGGGCAAGCAAGAAGGGACCGGATGCGCCGAGCTCTCAGGAGGAGCGCGACGCTGCCGAGTACGCGGAGGTGTCGCGGGAGCTGGACCGTGCCAGGCGGGAGCTGCTCAGGCTGCGGCTGGAGGTGAAGTCCGCGGCGGAGGCCAAGGCCAAGGCCGAGAGCGACATCGTGGCGTCGGCGATAAACATCCAGTCCAACCTGCGCGCTGCcgacgagatgaagcggctggtGGACGAGGCGAACGAGGAGCACGTCCTGGTGGAGCTCGCGCGCATCGAGGCCGAGCGGGAGCACCGCGAGATCGACGCCCAGCGGCGCGCCGAGGCCGAGCGGTTTGCTCGGGAGATGGAGGCCACCAGGGCCAAGATCGAGGCGCTGCGGAAGGACGTGAGCCGCGCGCGGGAGATGGAGGCCAAGCTCGCCGTGACGAACGCCGACGTGGAGGTCCTGCAGGCCGAGATGGAGCTGGTCCGCGCCATGGAGAGGAACAGTGTCAAGAACGACGACACTGCCGGTGCGGAGGCTGAGGCGAGGCGGAAGAAAGAAGAGGATCAGGACAAGGCACTGCTGCAGACCGCGGAGGCCGAGCTGGACGCGGCCAAGAAGGAGCTGGAGAACATCAAGGCCGGGAGCTTCCAGTTCATGACGTCCATGGACAGCACGCGCACCGAGATCATGCGAGTCTCCGAGGAGGTGAACCGGCTCAAGGTGCAGGAGAAGGAGGCGGACgcgcaggtgcagcagctgaacGCCAAGCTGCTGAAGGCGAGGGCCCGGTTGGAGGCCCTCACGGCGACTAACGAGCGGTCCACGGCGATCGTTTCAAATATGACGTCGGCACTGCAGCAGCTGCGGGACGAGAAAGAGGCGGCGAGGAAAGAGGAGGAACTGACCGAGCTTGAGCAGCTGTGCGTGCGCGCCGAGACCGAGAACGTGAACGCCGAGATCGCCGTGACCGAGGCACGGATACAGCAGTCTGTGAAAGAGCTCGAGGCGGCGAAGGCGGCCGAGgccaaggcgatgaagaagctgAAGGCCGCCGTGGAAGGCACAATGCAGGCGAGGGCGTCACAGGGGTCGAGGACCATAACCATCTCGCGGTTCGAGTACGAGTACCTGAGCGGGCGCGCGGCGCTGGTCCGCGTGGTGGCCGACAAGAAGGTGTCCGCGGCGCAGGCGTGGGTGCAGGCGCTCAAGGCCGGCGAGAAGGAGCTGGCGGCGCGCGCGGAGGCCGCGGAGCGCGTCACAGCCGAGCTGCGCGCCAGGgaggccgaggcggcggcggaggcggagagaGCGGCGGGCGAGCAGAAGGCGCTGGAGCAGCAGCTGTACGACCTGAACGCGGCGGCGGAGCGGGACGGGCTGCTGTGCGCGTACCCGCGGCGGCGGTCGACCAGGGTGTCGGCGACGATGCGAAGGGCGAGGGCGCGGCGGTCGTCCGTATCATCATCGGCGGGGATCCGGAACCCGCGGACGCCGTCGTTCAccatcaagaggaagaagaaggtgatgCCCAGCCTCTTCAAGCTCATCAAGCAGAGGAAAGACAATAGCGCGGGCTGA